A portion of the Musa acuminata AAA Group cultivar baxijiao chromosome BXJ1-1, Cavendish_Baxijiao_AAA, whole genome shotgun sequence genome contains these proteins:
- the LOC135674674 gene encoding probable methyltransferase TCM_000336 codes for MVSCEPPPRTSKLVTMDVESVLHMKEGLDEASYAQNCSLQKKSMDAMKHIIVESAVDAYASEMPESFTFVDLGCSSGSNALPLIGDIIEAIHVMARRSAKPAPEFMVFLNDLPSNDFNSMFLSLPLFIKKLKEGIELHGGMAPSVYFSATPGSFYGRLFPRDSLSFIYSCYSLHWLSQVPPGLVDINGRPINKGKMYISNTSPPVVALAYFEQFQKEFSLFLRSRSEELHLGGRMVVAMLGRTTDDHSDKSTRVLWEVLDQSFAIMISQEMIDEEKVDTYNVPFYAPSAREIEDEVHREGSFTIDYIQTHELSTSTGDPLKDARITSMAIRAIQESMISHHFGEAIIDTLFHVYGGLLSQLMLKEEIKSSHLLIVLRKTQ; via the exons ATGGTATCCTGTGAGCCTCCTCCAAGGACCTCCAAACTTGTCACCATGGATGTGGAGAGTGTTCTTCACATGAAAGAAGGGCTGGATGAGGCCAGTTATGCTCAAAATTGTTCCCTACAG AAGAAGAGTATGGATGCCATGAAGCATATCATAGTGGAGTCAGCGGTAGATGCTTACGCTTCAGAGATGCCAGAAAGCTTCACTTTTGTTGATCTTGGATGCTCGTCGGGGAGTAATGCCCTGCCTCTAATCGGAGATATCATCGAAGCCATTCATGTGATGGCACGACGGTCAGCGAAGCCAGCACCAGAATTCATGGTGTTCCTCAATGATCTTCCATCCAATGACTTCAATTCTATGTTTCTGAGCCTTCCATTGTTCATTAAGAAGCTCAAAGAAGGCATCGAGTTGCATGGAGGCATGGCTCCATCTGTATACTTTTCAGCAACTCCTGGTTCATTCTATGGCAGGCTGTTTCCAAGAGACAGTCTCAGTTTCATCTACTCATGCTATAGCTTGCACTGGCTTTCCCAG GTTCCTCCAGGGCTTGTTGACATCAATGGCAGGCCAATTAACAAGGGGAAGATGTACATATCTAACACAAGCCCCCCTGTTGTTGCATTAGCTTACTTTGAGCAGTTTCAGAAAGAATTCAGCCTCTTTCTCAGATCAAGATCCGAAGAGTTACATCTCGGTGGGCGAATGGTTGTCGCGATGTTAGGAAGAACAACTGATGATCACAGTGATAAGAGCACAAGAGTCTTGTGGGAAGTGTTAGACCAGTCTTTTGCCATTATGATCTCACAA GAAATGATTGATGAAGAGAAGGTTGATACATACAATGTGCCATTTTATGCTCCGTCGGCGAGGGAGATTGAAGATGAAGTGCACAGAGAAGGGTCTTTTACGATCGATTACATACAAACTCATGAGCTGAGCACAAGCACTGGAGATCCTCTAAAGGATGCCAGAATCACATCAATGGCCATTAGAGCCATACAAGAATCAATGATCAGCCACCACTTTGGCGAAGCAATTATCGATACCTTGTTCCATGTTTATGGAGGACTGCTCAGTCAACTAATGCTTAAAGAAGAAATAAAAAGTTCTCACCTACTAATTGTTCTAAGAAAGACACAATGA